cacacacacacaccgagGAAATATCGACGGGAGAGTTACAGCGGGGACGTACGTGCTGCGTCCGAGAGACGTGGATCGATAATTGAAAAATGCTAAGTCGAAGACCTCTTGCGCGCCGGGATTGTTTCTCGAAatcgaagaaagaagaaataggAATAGGAGGTAATGGAAGAAACGTTTCCCGGCACGAAGCATTATTCTTATCGATGTACCGTATCCTCCCGCACGTTTCACGTGCTATACATTTAGCAGAATATAGTGCCAAGCTGTTGAAATTCGCCCTTTGACTTTTATCAAAAGCATATATCTAGATCATAAAATGATTAAGTATCTTTCTTGACAGTGTCACTAATTACTCACTATACAAACATATTGGCCATTATTATCTACAAGTCGTAGATAACATGTTACTGATTAAAcaaattctttcttaaaattaaaatttcttaaaattaaattcttaaataaattttaattttgagcAATTTTAAAAGTAGAATCACAACGCAACAATTTGAGAGTTTAGAAAAGTTTCGTTGCCCCTACCATTTACGTTCAGTTGCGACAACAACATCAATCTATTCCAATCCCCGTCAATTATCTTTCTCTGTTTATGGCATAGATATATAGCCATGAGTTATAGGTACTCTAAGAGTAGATGTAAACGGAGGAGTCAGGATGGGTTGCATCGTAACTACAGCCTTGCCCGTCCCTCAGAGTCACGAGGAATGCGGCGGTACGGCAGTTAGGAACTTTTGTAGTACCGGACGAGTCTACTTTTTACAGTATCCCCCGAGACCTCTATAAGTACGAGGAGACCGGGCTGGTGCGCGCACTGACACGGGGTATCGTTCCCGAGTGAATCCGTGCGCACAGTGAATCCTCGCTCTAAGTCGCCATGCTGCGATTCGTAAGTAAATCGATGTTCCGTCGACGTTGCGCCGCGAGACGCCAAGTGCATCCGCGATCGATCTCCGATCGTAATGAAATCGCGGGTGAAGGGGgcaaaaattacataattacgaTTTTCACGATCACGCGTGGCGAACGTGGACCATTGTTCGTCTCGCTCGGATTCGAATTCGGAAATGCAAGGAATGCGAGCGTGCGCTCGCTCGATGGTACCGGATATCGGTGGCGGTTTTTCCGGACAATATTTGCGTCACGTAGACTCATTTGCCTCGCGCGGACCGAACGGTTACTTATATTCACCGACGTGCGCCGAAGTTTTCCAATTTAAATAGAAGTGGCCCGCCCTCACGAAGACGATTACttgcagatcctgctcggcaTCCTCGTCGGCCTGGCGTGGTCCGCACCAGCACCGGCCCCCAAAGCGGCACCCGCCCCCAAACCGCTCACCCTCATCTCCGAGCTAAAAACGCCAGCATCAACCACCAAGCTTGCTCCGTTGATTGCGCCGATCGCCGCCCCTGTGATCGCACCGATCTCTCGCATCGCGTATTCCGCGCCCGTTTTATCGCAGGTGAGTATCAAAAGGGTCAAAGAGCGtacattttttcgatattgcgGTCCGCTCGATAGTTGGAAACCGACTTGCGCATGGAGGAAATGTTTACTTTCTAAAAGAATAACGGAATCATGAAACTAGGAGTGAATAATCTCGATTTGACGAACGGATGATAAGGACCAGCGCAAATTTGAATCTACAATTACACGTATCTTAAATCTCGCGAGTTTacaatgtaaaaagaaaaataaaatattcgagtTTACAATCAAACtcgaatattttctttttctttttacatttaaaaaatggctgTGCGAGCAGACTGCGCTTCCAACAAACTATGTGATTCTTCATCTTGAGCTTCGCTGTTCTTAGATATCACCGTACGCTTACGCTTATTCCGCGCCGATTGCGGAGATCCCATCAACTTACTCGATCGAGCAGCATGGATACCATATTACCTACTGATCATCGTGCAAAGATCATCGGACCGGTAGCCGACGACCTCAGTGAAGCACGTGTGGAAGTTTCTGTAGCAGCTCGCAGCTTGTCTCTCCTCATCGATAATCATCGTCTCTCTATCGTGTAATCTCATCCacgcaaaaaaaagaatctaGTGAAAGTTATTGTGTTTGTTTCTCAGATCCTACGCCTCTCTCCCCTCCTCCTCCAGAAGGCTCTCGTCTTCGACAGCTTCGAATAAAATTACGTAGTCACAGCTGATTCTCTTTTCTCGTTCCTCGAGGAGCGAACTACCAGCagaattcttttcttaatcgGTTTGCAAAGAAATCCGATTTCCGCGAAATCTTTTTGTAttagataatatttcatacaataCATCTGGCAAGagaatctttttaattttttacgctCAAACCGCGCTTTTATGCTGCGTTACTCTTATAGTtgcgtcgctcgctcgctcgcctgaATCTATTTGCATTCAGGCGCAGAAGAGAAAACGCATAAGGATACATGAATTGGGTCAAGACAAT
The Ooceraea biroi isolate clonal line C1 chromosome 4, Obir_v5.4, whole genome shotgun sequence genome window above contains:
- the LOC105283507 gene encoding protein PRRC2C, with amino-acid sequence MLRFILLGILVGLAWSAPAPAPKAAPAPKPLTLISELKTPASTTKLAPLIAPIAAPVIAPISRIAYSAPVLSQISPYAYAYSAPIAEIPSTYSIEQHGYHITY